A region of Maridesulfovibrio sp. DNA encodes the following proteins:
- a CDS encoding acyltransferase family protein, translating to MSVIPYRKDIDGLRAVAVLLVVLSHAQFALFKGGFIGVDVFFVISGYLITSIMVNEIDRGIFSFRKFYLRRIKRLLPALLIVLSSTSYFAHKMLMPYELINYAKAQFATLSYCSNFFLWRYFGGYWRGYSKEFPLTHTWSLSVEEQFYAIWPTLLLLAYTFIPKRFHTKILFSVFVFLLILSQYLVKYPEFAFYMIPARFYEMFMGAMAALLFRKPIALDKILEKHFVNICHVIGISLLLYAAFAYKGGLAYPGLNALVPCLGTLLLILPFRRDRSLVSGILSSRVFVGIGKISYSLYLWHWPIFSLLAFSGHSVDKYRYPALLLSFVLSIISYYCVEKPFRKAKISFRKALLGFVILPIGLSFLYMEASLEDGFLNRYAGTTRKAVQSYSMIENSYLEAQLGKSSPTDEHKENKNTIWGYDRPEAISALLVGDSHSTAIRPFVELLCQPFGIKGLQISRDSTPFLLNVDYYVPDVYGNQVLRKDKREMNNYWRQLIIDKKIKYVFIAAFYSSRIYSNTDHPEHMVHDKVVQGLDILDDNKKSFYLGLYDTVKFLVDNGVVPIIFKDVPYLKTNLSKNYMKNLLFNSHLKTTYPWVNIINRHKYEDSAIDRIKSEFPPVIVIDPKDILQNYVKDGQFSPVIAGIPLYADSNHLNSLGAKLLGEKWVDSFGNPLQRAIKTNSK from the coding sequence ATGAGTGTTATTCCATACCGTAAAGATATCGACGGTTTGCGCGCTGTTGCAGTGTTGCTTGTTGTTTTATCTCATGCGCAATTCGCTTTGTTTAAAGGTGGATTTATCGGTGTAGATGTCTTTTTTGTTATTTCGGGGTACTTGATTACTTCGATAATGGTTAACGAAATTGACCGTGGGATATTCAGTTTTAGAAAATTTTATCTGCGCAGGATCAAGCGCTTGCTTCCGGCTTTGCTTATTGTGCTTTCTAGCACTTCGTATTTCGCACATAAGATGCTTATGCCATACGAGTTGATAAATTATGCTAAAGCTCAGTTTGCAACACTCTCATATTGTTCTAATTTTTTTTTATGGCGATATTTCGGTGGATATTGGAGAGGGTACTCAAAGGAATTTCCATTAACCCATACTTGGTCGTTGTCTGTTGAAGAACAATTTTATGCTATTTGGCCTACATTACTTCTTTTAGCCTACACTTTTATTCCCAAACGATTCCACACCAAAATTCTGTTCTCAGTCTTTGTTTTTCTCCTTATTCTTTCGCAATATTTGGTTAAATACCCTGAATTTGCTTTTTACATGATCCCGGCTCGATTTTATGAAATGTTTATGGGGGCGATGGCTGCACTTCTTTTCCGTAAACCTATTGCACTGGATAAAATACTAGAAAAACATTTTGTTAATATTTGTCATGTTATAGGCATATCTTTACTTTTATATGCAGCGTTCGCTTATAAAGGTGGGCTTGCCTATCCGGGCTTGAATGCATTGGTTCCCTGTCTTGGAACTTTGTTGCTGATACTTCCCTTTCGGAGAGATCGCTCTCTAGTTTCGGGGATTTTATCTTCGCGCGTCTTTGTCGGAATAGGTAAAATTTCTTATTCGCTGTATCTTTGGCATTGGCCTATTTTTTCATTGCTGGCTTTTTCGGGACATTCTGTTGATAAATATCGTTACCCCGCGTTATTACTGAGTTTTGTCCTATCCATCATTTCATATTATTGTGTGGAAAAACCATTCAGAAAAGCAAAGATATCATTTAGAAAGGCACTTCTAGGTTTCGTGATTCTGCCTATTGGTTTAAGTTTTTTATATATGGAAGCCTCTTTGGAGGACGGTTTTCTCAACAGGTACGCCGGAACAACCCGAAAAGCTGTTCAGTCCTATTCAATGATTGAAAATTCATATCTGGAAGCGCAACTTGGTAAGAGCTCGCCAACTGATGAGCATAAAGAAAATAAGAATACAATTTGGGGGTATGATCGTCCTGAGGCTATCAGCGCACTACTTGTAGGCGATTCTCATTCCACAGCAATACGTCCATTTGTTGAGTTGTTATGCCAGCCATTTGGAATCAAAGGATTGCAAATTTCAAGAGATAGTACTCCATTTTTACTTAATGTAGATTATTATGTTCCTGATGTTTATGGTAATCAAGTTCTGCGCAAAGATAAACGTGAAATGAACAATTATTGGCGCCAATTAATCATTGATAAAAAAATTAAATATGTCTTTATTGCTGCATTTTATTCATCTAGAATCTATTCAAACACTGATCATCCTGAACATATGGTGCATGATAAAGTTGTGCAGGGTTTGGACATATTGGATGATAATAAGAAAAGTTTTTATCTCGGCTTATATGATACAGTTAAATTTCTTGTTGATAATGGCGTAGTACCTATCATATTTAAAGATGTTCCCTATCTTAAGACAAACCTGTCTAAAAATTATATGAAAAATTTATTATTTAATTCTCATCTTAAGACAACCTATCCTTGGGTAAACATAATTAACCGTCATAAATATGAAGATTCCGCGATTGACAGGATAAAGTCGGAGTTTCCGCCTGTGATTGTTATCGATCCCAAAGATATACTGCAGAATTATGTTAAAGATGGGCAATTCTCTCCGGTTATTGCAGGTATTCCATTATATGCTGATAGTAATCATCTAAATTCGCTTGGTGCAAAGCTTTTGGGAGAAAAATGGGTAGACAGTTTTGGGAATCCTTTGCAAAGAGCTATAAAAACAAATAGCAAGTAG
- the mrtJ gene encoding JDVT-CTERM system glutamic-type intramembrane protease MrtJ, which yields MVYDFIVNRILKGIWCQFKWGAISLTDPIFYLFFSFGFVGLYVPEPDLKLSLGVLFLKALFEEFFFRFLLQEGIDRLFKYQWKLGPLSLANFLASLTFACVHLVHQPAHWALLTFVPSLAFGYIWQRYRSLVSVTLIHFAYNAFLFYQFM from the coding sequence ATGGTTTATGATTTTATCGTAAACCGAATCTTGAAAGGGATTTGGTGTCAGTTCAAATGGGGGGCAATCAGCCTGACTGATCCCATTTTTTATTTGTTTTTTTCTTTCGGTTTTGTCGGGCTTTATGTGCCGGAACCTGACCTTAAGCTTTCGTTGGGTGTTCTTTTTCTCAAAGCGTTGTTTGAGGAGTTCTTTTTTAGGTTTCTCCTGCAGGAGGGGATTGACCGTCTTTTTAAATACCAGTGGAAATTAGGGCCACTCAGTCTGGCTAATTTTTTGGCTTCTTTGACATTTGCCTGCGTGCATTTGGTCCATCAGCCAGCCCACTGGGCGTTACTTACTTTCGTCCCTTCGCTTGCTTTCGGATATATCTGGCAAAGATACCGCAGTCTGGTTTCAGTGACCCTTATCCACTTTGCCTACAACGCATTTTTGTTTTATCAGTTTATGTAA
- the gspD gene encoding type II secretion system secretin GspD: MARNMLNNFCRLVVSLVLVMAMTVTVAVAQPEGGDGVHANLESILLSEFVKFVGRYTGRNIVFNKESLPGTYVSIYAGQSLTEPELMAVFQQVLNGSGFNAVTKDNVTYILPIREAQTLSPVVKAAPSKGNGEEMITSVFQLEGKMDPAKVQAVLTQIKSRIGKVTPVPMADAVMVMDLQDNVNKMKTLLGILKRAGDKQESTLIELEKTSSKVVANKLTSFYKKLSSSGKSGTPPVIESLDWANSLLVSGSAGQIQTIKSLISKLDRSSDSYSKMKIYKLHNIEAVVAGDVLKSLVTGGGIPSSSSSAEGGSGTKSGASSSTASSSAAKSITSGTSGSSDVQVSADETTNTLIVMASADQMPQIDKFVDQLDQAQDQVYIEALVLETTLTNAKSFGIEWQGGIDMGGSVATLGYKKTTGSTLTSYASNPATNSPGGYSMGVLGDTISYAGKSFPTIGALVDFTKSATDFNLISAPQIMTLDNAEAEIFVGENRPYKTGESSTSGDSVVSTYSYKDVGIKLKITPRINREDGLIKLNVYQTYNTISSSSTVTELPITNDRVTDTTVLLADGSTMVIGGLIKSDQTRTDSGVPYLSDLPLLGWLFKTTGNSGNKQTLMVFLSARIIRTTEQLEAISKAKMDKYRKQRKRFETFIDKEFNTYKNDSDQSDIDNVSKSSDG, translated from the coding sequence ATGGCGCGTAATATGCTTAATAATTTTTGTAGATTGGTTGTAAGTCTGGTTCTGGTTATGGCCATGACTGTTACTGTGGCCGTGGCTCAGCCAGAAGGCGGGGATGGTGTCCACGCTAATCTTGAGAGTATTCTGCTTTCCGAGTTTGTGAAATTTGTCGGCCGCTACACCGGACGCAATATTGTCTTCAATAAAGAATCCCTTCCCGGAACATATGTAAGTATTTATGCAGGGCAATCCCTCACTGAACCGGAACTCATGGCAGTATTTCAACAAGTGCTCAACGGTTCCGGTTTTAATGCTGTAACAAAAGATAATGTTACATATATCCTTCCTATCAGGGAGGCCCAAACACTTTCTCCGGTAGTCAAGGCTGCCCCGTCGAAAGGGAACGGAGAGGAGATGATTACTTCTGTGTTCCAGCTTGAGGGGAAGATGGATCCTGCAAAAGTTCAGGCTGTCCTGACCCAGATAAAGTCTCGTATAGGGAAAGTTACTCCTGTTCCTATGGCTGATGCGGTAATGGTCATGGATTTGCAGGACAACGTTAATAAAATGAAAACGTTGTTGGGAATCCTCAAGCGGGCAGGCGACAAGCAGGAGTCCACACTTATTGAATTGGAAAAGACGAGTTCCAAAGTTGTCGCGAATAAACTGACATCATTTTATAAAAAATTATCTTCATCCGGAAAATCAGGAACTCCTCCGGTAATCGAATCCCTTGACTGGGCCAACAGCTTGTTGGTTTCTGGAAGTGCCGGTCAGATTCAAACGATCAAAAGTCTTATTTCAAAGCTAGACCGTTCCAGTGATTCATATTCCAAAATGAAAATTTACAAATTGCACAATATTGAAGCGGTTGTTGCCGGTGATGTATTGAAAAGTCTTGTGACCGGTGGAGGAATACCTTCTTCCAGTAGTTCCGCCGAAGGAGGAAGCGGAACAAAATCAGGTGCTTCAAGTTCTACTGCATCTTCCAGTGCTGCAAAATCTATTACGTCAGGAACTTCCGGTTCTTCCGATGTCCAGGTTTCAGCTGATGAAACTACGAATACTTTGATTGTAATGGCCAGTGCCGATCAGATGCCCCAGATTGACAAGTTTGTGGACCAACTGGATCAGGCTCAGGATCAGGTTTATATCGAAGCCCTTGTCCTCGAGACCACCCTTACTAATGCCAAGTCTTTTGGTATTGAATGGCAGGGCGGAATTGATATGGGTGGCAGCGTAGCGACTCTGGGCTACAAGAAAACAACAGGCAGTACGCTTACTTCCTACGCATCAAACCCCGCAACCAATTCTCCAGGAGGTTACTCCATGGGGGTGCTAGGGGACACTATTTCTTACGCAGGTAAGTCTTTCCCGACAATCGGGGCATTAGTGGATTTTACCAAATCAGCCACTGATTTTAACCTGATTTCCGCTCCTCAGATCATGACCCTTGACAATGCTGAAGCGGAAATATTTGTGGGTGAGAACAGACCCTACAAAACAGGTGAAAGCTCAACCTCCGGCGATTCTGTTGTTTCTACCTATTCTTACAAGGATGTCGGTATCAAACTGAAGATCACCCCACGCATCAACCGTGAAGACGGCTTGATCAAGCTTAATGTTTACCAGACTTATAATACAATTTCTTCTTCCAGCACTGTTACGGAACTGCCCATCACCAATGACCGTGTGACAGATACAACTGTTCTGCTCGCTGATGGTTCCACCATGGTTATCGGCGGTTTGATAAAATCGGACCAGACCCGGACCGATTCCGGCGTGCCGTATCTTTCCGATTTGCCGTTATTGGGTTGGCTCTTCAAGACTACCGGAAACAGTGGGAATAAGCAGACCCTGATGGTTTTTCTTTCTGCCCGCATAATCAGGACAACTGAACAGCTTGAGGCTATCAGCAAGGCTAAAATGGATAAGTACCGCAAGCAGCGTAAACGGTTTGAGACTTTTATTGATAAAGAATTCAATACATATAAAAACGATTCAGACCAATCAGATATAGACAATGTCAGCAAATCTTCTGATGGTTAG
- a CDS encoding GspE/PulE family protein, translated as MSTSYDLNMVPREIVDLFLTFPQRNEFIPVEVRDKEIKFLLQNESSLPMADFLAWKMGKNVVSEIVAEEEFFPLLEQALTIWEEESAIESDSGDGEGEDGQDLLGWSHDDAPIVRLVNKTLHQAISTGASDIHFEGQGNGFVVRYRQDGVLKAVKRLDKGLQSTVIARIKVMGEMDVAESRKPQDGRIFLKLGQKEVDVRVSTIPTMSGEKAVLRVLDRSKNILNLEDLGLKGPDLELFRKVLAQPHGIVLVTGPTGSGKTTSLYAGLSELPRDDKNIVTVEDPVEYQLSGINQVQVNKAAGMTFATTIRSFLRQDPDIILVGEIRDQETASTAVQASLTGHLVLSTLHTNDAATAVTRMLDMGIEPFLLASSLSLVLGQRLVRVNCKHCSRTVDVSENTHKLFEETAGLPATQIAGAGCEHCNFTGFSGRRGVYELIPVTEDMRGLIMEMASSDQIKSYAKKMGRETMIDHGVRLVKEGVTTLEEVVRVTKL; from the coding sequence TTGAGTACTTCTTATGATTTGAATATGGTCCCGCGTGAGATTGTAGACCTGTTTCTGACCTTTCCACAGCGGAATGAATTTATTCCTGTTGAGGTGCGGGATAAGGAGATTAAGTTTCTTTTGCAAAATGAATCTTCTTTACCTATGGCGGATTTTTTGGCTTGGAAAATGGGTAAAAATGTTGTTTCTGAAATTGTTGCAGAAGAAGAGTTCTTTCCTTTGCTTGAGCAGGCACTTACCATTTGGGAAGAAGAAAGTGCCATTGAATCTGATTCTGGTGACGGAGAAGGAGAAGATGGTCAGGATCTGCTGGGCTGGTCGCATGATGATGCCCCCATTGTCCGGCTCGTCAATAAAACTTTGCATCAGGCTATTTCCACCGGAGCCAGTGATATTCACTTCGAAGGTCAAGGTAACGGTTTTGTGGTTCGTTACCGACAGGATGGGGTGCTGAAAGCGGTCAAGCGTCTGGACAAAGGACTCCAGTCTACAGTTATTGCCCGTATTAAAGTTATGGGTGAAATGGACGTTGCCGAGAGCCGTAAGCCGCAGGATGGTCGAATTTTCCTTAAACTAGGGCAAAAAGAAGTTGATGTCCGTGTTTCCACTATTCCCACCATGAGCGGCGAGAAAGCAGTTCTGCGTGTTCTGGACCGCTCCAAGAATATTCTTAATCTTGAAGATCTGGGCCTGAAAGGTCCGGACCTTGAACTCTTCAGGAAGGTCCTTGCACAGCCCCACGGTATCGTGCTTGTCACCGGCCCGACAGGATCCGGTAAGACCACCAGTCTTTATGCCGGTCTGAGCGAACTTCCCCGCGACGATAAAAATATCGTTACCGTTGAAGATCCGGTGGAATACCAGTTATCCGGGATAAACCAGGTGCAGGTCAACAAGGCTGCGGGGATGACTTTTGCCACTACCATTCGTTCATTTCTCAGGCAGGACCCGGATATTATCCTTGTCGGTGAGATTCGAGATCAGGAAACAGCCAGTACCGCTGTTCAGGCTTCGCTTACCGGTCACCTTGTTCTATCCACTTTGCATACCAATGATGCCGCTACCGCAGTGACTAGAATGCTTGATATGGGCATTGAACCGTTTTTGCTGGCCTCATCACTTTCTTTAGTGCTCGGCCAACGGCTGGTGCGCGTTAACTGTAAGCACTGCTCCAGAACTGTGGATGTGTCAGAGAATACTCACAAACTCTTTGAAGAAACAGCAGGTCTGCCTGCAACTCAGATTGCCGGAGCCGGTTGCGAGCATTGCAACTTCACCGGATTCAGCGGACGTAGGGGTGTTTATGAGCTTATTCCGGTCACCGAAGATATGCGTGGCCTGATTATGGAAATGGCTTCTTCTGACCAGATTAAGTCTTACGCAAAAAAAATGGGCCGTGAAACAATGATTGATCACGGTGTGCGGCTGGTCAAAGAAGGGGTTACCACCCTTGAAGAAGTTGTCCGCGTTACCAAACTTTAG
- a CDS encoding polysaccharide deacetylase family protein, with product MMRWVPFHGPVKNRYAAYFLRKIIHATCPEQYFVRFMSQQVNPCANATYALTFDFDFEKDIEAFPYLLDMLKENDIKAGFAVIGKFVEKYPDIHKRAVDEGHEIINHTYTHPDNPHWAPDRYFNKLSYAEQKSEIEKAHEVFQKILGIDCIGFRTPHYGNLHTESVYPILSELGYKYSSSTAACAYKGFGAPSVHSHGIIEIPTGCSLHFPLAIFDSWNMLRKNNPFLGDDNLFVEEFDATIEVVKEHNLFLTHYFDPYDIVVNNKLERVLDSINQHNIKTLLYRDLIF from the coding sequence ATGATGAGATGGGTTCCATTTCACGGTCCTGTGAAGAATAGGTATGCTGCTTATTTTTTGCGTAAAATTATCCATGCTACTTGTCCGGAACAATATTTTGTCCGGTTTATGAGCCAACAGGTAAATCCTTGCGCTAATGCAACATATGCACTGACCTTTGATTTTGATTTTGAAAAGGATATTGAGGCTTTTCCATATCTGTTGGATATGCTGAAAGAAAATGACATCAAGGCCGGGTTTGCTGTAATAGGTAAATTCGTTGAGAAATATCCAGATATTCATAAGCGGGCAGTGGATGAAGGGCATGAGATAATAAATCATACATATACGCACCCCGACAACCCGCACTGGGCTCCTGATCGTTATTTTAATAAGTTATCGTATGCAGAACAAAAATCTGAAATAGAAAAGGCCCATGAGGTTTTCCAAAAAATACTTGGGATAGATTGTATTGGTTTCAGGACTCCTCATTATGGAAATCTCCACACTGAAAGTGTCTACCCGATCCTGTCCGAGCTGGGGTACAAATACAGCAGTTCAACAGCAGCTTGCGCTTACAAGGGCTTTGGTGCGCCCTCAGTGCATTCTCACGGAATAATTGAGATCCCCACTGGCTGCAGCCTGCACTTTCCACTTGCGATTTTTGATTCATGGAATATGCTCCGCAAAAATAATCCATTTCTTGGCGATGATAACCTTTTTGTTGAAGAGTTTGATGCAACCATTGAGGTTGTCAAAGAGCATAATCTTTTTCTTACTCACTATTTTGATCCCTATGACATCGTGGTGAATAACAAACTTGAAAGGGTGTTAGATAGTATTAATCAACATAACATTAAGACTTTGCTCTATAGAGATTTGATATTTTAG
- a CDS encoding STT3 domain-containing protein — MNTRDESHNSKWFSDWKILVLFALLCFAFAFGLRAMELPKWDNPAFMVDGEYILGTHDAYAWLAGAKGVGRAVDNPMAGLVRVLGSVTGAPYGNIAFWLPVVFAGFTAVAAFAWGMLLGGPWLGFCAGVFATSIPMFYYRTRLSYYDTDVVTLLFPLIISFLMIFWLNRGIRNRWLPDDVKIQSFQPTMFEYFLPVIGGFFVSFGKLWHTDVFSFGLYTIFAATFLVFICGSKENRPILLRGITLFVLPALFGWIGGALSILFIAALIKIDIQKYHVFKNVYFYLFIVLVALVLSDAGVLLINLFSKMQSYLKPISDAAQESVAQLHYPSIGQSVIEAQNIQFAALLNDLTGNMYLSCFGLFGFLFLLARRPQVLLLLPFAVMTIAAVKLGGRFAMFGGIAVGLGGCYFLYWLIFKFVTLGKQKVFCSAGASAVLIIYLMVSILPGYSQAMPTPIIYQEHAKALKAMSGITPQNSTFWTWWDWGYATMYFTGQNSFADGSNHGGTTLFPLAFAYTTPSFMQANQFIKYAASKKGGPSTTWSKMPAEDVVGLVRSFGFKDYGFKDTPKQYIVTTWSDVRLAYWILYYGSCDLLTGQGVHPNISTVNTAFSLDKDAGRLVFGDGASLPISGFDVAYLGMGESRVYPESEAPFLVYNKYVGQGYLVNDMARNSLLFRLLLMNPSSPEIKGKFKLVYEGFPLVRIYEVI, encoded by the coding sequence ATGAATACTCGTGATGAATCCCATAATTCCAAATGGTTTTCCGACTGGAAGATTTTAGTTTTATTTGCGCTTCTTTGCTTCGCGTTTGCATTTGGATTGCGGGCGATGGAGTTACCGAAATGGGATAATCCGGCATTTATGGTTGACGGTGAGTATATTTTGGGAACTCATGATGCATACGCATGGTTGGCTGGAGCTAAAGGTGTAGGGCGTGCGGTAGATAATCCCATGGCCGGATTGGTCAGGGTTCTGGGAAGTGTCACCGGGGCACCTTACGGTAATATCGCTTTTTGGTTGCCTGTTGTTTTTGCTGGATTTACCGCTGTTGCCGCATTTGCATGGGGGATGCTTCTTGGTGGCCCCTGGCTTGGATTTTGTGCCGGAGTATTTGCCACCTCTATCCCAATGTTTTATTACAGGACTAGATTAAGCTATTACGATACTGATGTTGTTACCCTTCTTTTCCCTCTGATCATTTCTTTCTTAATGATTTTCTGGCTGAATCGGGGGATCAGAAATAGATGGCTACCTGATGATGTAAAGATTCAATCCTTTCAACCCACGATGTTCGAATATTTTCTCCCTGTTATAGGTGGTTTTTTTGTCAGCTTTGGAAAGTTGTGGCACACAGATGTTTTTTCATTCGGCTTATATACTATTTTTGCTGCTACATTCCTTGTTTTTATTTGTGGTAGCAAAGAGAATCGTCCTATTTTATTGCGAGGAATCACTTTATTTGTCCTGCCCGCTTTGTTCGGTTGGATTGGCGGGGCCCTTTCAATTCTGTTTATTGCCGCACTGATCAAAATTGATATTCAAAAATATCACGTTTTTAAGAATGTGTATTTTTATCTCTTTATTGTTTTGGTTGCGTTGGTTTTGAGCGATGCAGGGGTATTGCTGATTAATTTATTTTCTAAAATGCAGTCATACTTGAAGCCTATTTCAGATGCTGCACAGGAAAGTGTGGCCCAGCTTCATTATCCCAGTATCGGACAGAGTGTTATCGAAGCTCAGAATATTCAATTTGCTGCTTTATTGAATGACCTGACCGGCAATATGTATCTCTCCTGTTTCGGGTTGTTCGGCTTTCTGTTCTTGTTGGCTCGCCGTCCTCAAGTCCTGCTTTTATTGCCTTTTGCGGTTATGACTATTGCAGCGGTCAAGCTTGGCGGCAGATTTGCCATGTTCGGCGGTATAGCTGTCGGTCTTGGAGGTTGTTACTTTTTGTACTGGCTGATTTTTAAATTTGTCACGCTTGGTAAGCAGAAAGTTTTTTGTTCAGCAGGTGCATCAGCTGTTTTGATTATTTATTTGATGGTCAGCATTCTCCCTGGATATAGTCAGGCAATGCCTACTCCAATAATTTACCAGGAACATGCTAAGGCTTTGAAGGCAATGTCCGGTATTACACCTCAAAACAGTACCTTCTGGACATGGTGGGACTGGGGTTATGCAACCATGTATTTTACTGGTCAAAATTCTTTTGCTGACGGCAGCAACCATGGCGGTACGACCCTTTTTCCTCTTGCTTTTGCTTATACGACTCCTTCTTTTATGCAGGCTAATCAGTTTATTAAGTATGCGGCTTCAAAAAAAGGTGGGCCATCAACTACATGGAGCAAAATGCCAGCTGAGGACGTTGTCGGACTAGTCCGCAGTTTTGGTTTTAAGGATTACGGATTCAAGGATACTCCCAAGCAATACATAGTCACCACTTGGTCGGATGTGCGTCTCGCATATTGGATATTGTATTACGGGTCCTGCGATTTGCTGACCGGACAGGGGGTTCATCCGAATATTAGTACTGTCAACACAGCATTCAGCCTTGATAAAGATGCAGGACGTCTTGTCTTTGGTGACGGTGCGTCTCTCCCGATTTCTGGGTTCGATGTAGCATATTTGGGAATGGGCGAAAGTAGAGTTTATCCTGAATCTGAAGCTCCATTTTTGGTCTATAATAAATATGTCGGGCAAGGCTATTTAGTTAATGATATGGCTAGGAACAGTCTTCTGTTCAGGCTGTTGCTGATGAACCCGTCCAGTCCTGAAATTAAAGGGAAGTTCAAGTTGGTTTATGAAGGTTTTCCCTTGGTCAGGATTTATGAAGTAATTTAA
- a CDS encoding Gfo/Idh/MocA family oxidoreductase, with the protein MKTAVIGTGAMGQHHVRLYSDIVNSELVGVVDQNEAQTERLCGLYGGRGYSDYREMIDKEKPDAVTIALPTSLHHQATMDCLDAGIHVMVEKPIAKTVEQAREMIVKAKEVGRVLKVGHIERFNPAVTQLKERLADGQLGRIFTIHSRRQSPYPGRITDVGVASDLATHELDMMRYIAQSEVHSMTAEISKVMNTDNEDIVFGLLRFENEILGILDVNWITPTKIREISVTGENGMFTVDYLNQNLTFNSNYAAEQNENQSDWFKAKFGVAEGDFTRFRVEKREPLRVEIESFLNCCENDLTPLVTGEDGLEALNLALRIVDSKYNCGCKKIDHR; encoded by the coding sequence ATGAAAACAGCAGTAATTGGTACCGGTGCTATGGGCCAGCACCACGTTAGGCTTTATTCTGACATAGTGAATTCTGAGCTGGTCGGTGTTGTTGACCAGAATGAAGCTCAGACTGAACGGCTTTGCGGACTCTATGGTGGTCGCGGTTATTCTGACTACCGGGAAATGATTGATAAAGAAAAACCTGATGCAGTGACAATCGCACTGCCGACTTCCCTTCATCACCAGGCTACCATGGATTGCCTTGATGCGGGAATACATGTCATGGTTGAAAAGCCCATTGCCAAGACTGTAGAACAGGCAAGGGAAATGATTGTCAAGGCAAAGGAAGTAGGGCGTGTCCTCAAAGTCGGTCATATCGAGCGTTTTAACCCTGCCGTGACTCAGCTGAAAGAAAGACTTGCCGATGGTCAGCTGGGACGCATTTTTACCATTCACTCCAGACGCCAGTCTCCCTATCCCGGACGTATTACTGATGTCGGGGTAGCAAGCGACCTCGCCACTCATGAACTTGATATGATGCGTTACATTGCCCAGTCTGAAGTTCATTCAATGACAGCTGAAATTTCAAAAGTAATGAATACTGACAATGAGGATATTGTTTTCGGTTTGTTGCGTTTTGAAAATGAAATTCTCGGCATTCTGGATGTTAACTGGATAACACCAACCAAAATTCGTGAAATTTCTGTCACCGGTGAGAATGGCATGTTCACTGTAGATTATCTCAATCAGAACTTGACCTTTAACTCAAACTACGCAGCTGAGCAGAATGAAAATCAGAGTGACTGGTTTAAAGCCAAGTTTGGTGTTGCAGAAGGTGATTTTACCCGGTTCAGGGTTGAAAAGAGAGAGCCTCTTCGTGTTGAAATAGAATCTTTTCTCAATTGTTGTGAGAATGATTTGACTCCGCTCGTCACAGGCGAAGATGGACTTGAAGCTCTAAATCTGGCTCTTCGGATTGTTGATAGCAAGTACAATTGTGGATGCAAAAAAATAGACCACAGATAA